One part of the Bdellovibrio sp. KM01 genome encodes these proteins:
- the fliL gene encoding flagellar basal body-associated protein FliL has protein sequence MAESQQGQAPAKPKNTGMILQILFAVINLAVMGGGAYMVFASTIGWESPVISEESAQRELASTGETELAPMVFTMDKFTVNLEGEPKRTIRLEVNLQMLGKDGFEEVMEPENRAKARDKIVRILNEEGFNDLESIQGKLFLKDKIAMEVNGILHKGVVKDVFFSDFVVQ, from the coding sequence ATGGCAGAGAGTCAACAGGGACAAGCTCCAGCAAAACCCAAGAACACAGGTATGATTCTGCAAATCCTGTTTGCGGTGATCAATTTGGCAGTGATGGGTGGCGGCGCTTATATGGTATTTGCCTCGACTATAGGGTGGGAAAGCCCTGTTATCAGCGAGGAATCTGCTCAACGGGAATTGGCGTCTACTGGGGAAACTGAATTGGCCCCAATGGTGTTCACGATGGACAAATTCACCGTGAATTTGGAAGGCGAACCAAAAAGAACGATCCGTCTGGAAGTGAATCTTCAGATGTTGGGCAAAGATGGTTTCGAAGAGGTCATGGAGCCGGAAAATCGCGCCAAGGCGCGTGATAAAATCGTTCGTATTCTGAATGAAGAGGGCTTTAATGACCTCGAAAGTATCCAAGGCAAGTTGTTCCTTAAAGACAAGATCGCCATGGAAGTAAATGGCATCCTTCATAAGGGTGTCGTGAAGGACGTGTTCTTTTCTGACTTTGTCGTTCAATAA